The stretch of DNA GATCCTGGTAGTGCTCGCTATGGCAACTTTGCCGTTCCTGGGAAGATCTTTTTTGCCTGAGTTCAACGAAGGTACACTGAACATTTCTGTCGCTACTGTACCAGGCACATCGCTCGAAGAATCGCACAAGATCGGCGCGATGGTCGAGGATATCCTTCTGGCCCACCCGGCGGTGAAGTCCACGGCGCGACGAACCGGTCGAACTGAGATGGATGAGCACTCCATGGGTTCTCATGCGCATGAACTTGAAGTTGAGACCGACTTCTCTGAACATCCCAAGAAGGAAGTTATGGAGGAGTTGCGGCGACAACTGACCATGGTGCCCGGCACTGTCATCACCATCGGACAGCCGATCAGCCACCGCATCGATCATATGCTTTCGGGCACACGAGCCAATATCGCGGTCAAGATCTTCGGAACCGACCTGTATCAACTGCGCAATCTTGCCGAAAAGGTCAAGGCGCAGATGGAAGGGATTCCGGGTATTGTTGACCTCTCGGTTGACCAGCAGACCGATATCCCCCAGGTCCGCATCCGTGCCAACCGTGAGCATATGGCGCTGTATGGCCTTCGACCGGCTGACCTCGACGAACTCGTCGATATCGCCTTTCTTGGGGTAAAGGCATCGGAAGTGTACGAGCAAAACGGCCGTCATGATCTCATCGTTCGCTATGCGCCGGAGTATCGGGATAATCTCGTAGCTGTGCGCAACAGCCTGATCGATGCTCCTACCGGCGCACGGATCCCGCTGGCTATGGTTGCGGATATTATCGTCGACAAGGGTCCAAACTACATTGCTCGCGAGAATGCCCAGCGCAAGATCGTCGTGCAGGCCAATGTCACGGGACGTGATCTCAATAGCGTGGTGCAGGAGATTGAAGGCAAGATTGCATCCGGAGTGCCGATGCCACAGGGGTACTTTGTAGAATTCGGCGGACAGTTCGAGAGCGAGCGCGAAGCAACTCGTACGGTCACGATCTTCAGTCTGATCTCCATCATTGCCATTCTCGTGGCTCTTTATATGGAGTTCGGGAGTTTCCGCCAGGCGTCACTCATTATGGCCAATCTGCCATTGGCGTTGATCGGTGGCATTCTGGCTGTTTTCCTGACCGATCGAGTCATCACCATCGCTTCGTTGGTCGGGTTCATCACGCTTTTTGGAATTGCCGTGCGTAACGGGATCCTCATGGTGTCGCACTACAATCACCTAATCGACGAAGAGGGGATGCCTCTTCGTGAGGCCGTTATCCAGGGTTCGCTTGAACGTCTGACGCCGGTCCTGATGACGGCGCTCACAGCCGGTCTGGCGCTTATTCCACTGGCTCTGGCGAGCCACAAGCCGGGAAGCGAGATCCAATCGCCGATGTCGATCGTGATTTTGGGCGGCCTCCTGACGGCCACCTTCCTGAATATGATTGTGATTCCAGTGCTCTACTTGCTCTTTGGACGGAAGAATGAGTCGAGTCTGACAGCGTAATTGCAGAAGGTACACCGGGTCACTGAGTTGTGGCCCGGTGCCTCCAAACATTGATTTCTCCGACCCGAACGGTATATTCGACGCATATGGCGGCTCTCTTCATGGCACTGATCTCGGCGTTGCTCTTTGCGACGGCGACACCGCTGAGCAAACTCCTGCTCAACGAACTGTCGGCTTTCCAACTGGCAGGTCTGCTCTATCTCGGCGGGGCTATCGGAGTTACGCCGCTGGTGCTTCGTCGGAGTCAGCGTCTTTCTATTTTCCGAATGACCAGAAAGAACCAATTGCGCCTAGCCGGCGCAGTCCTGCTTGGCGGAATAGCCGGTCCGGTATTTTTGCTGCTTGGACTCAAACTCGGTTCGGCTGCTTCAGTTTCACTCTGGCTGAACCTTGAATTGGTATTTACTGCCCTTCTCGGCTGGCTCATCTTCCATGATCATCTTGGACGCTATGGATGGATCGGTATTGTTGGAACAGTGGCCGCAGGTGTTTTGCTCTCATTTGAACAAGGAACCACGGGTATTTTGGCGGGATCGCTTGTCGCATTAGCCTGCCTTTGCTGGGGATTCGACAATCATTTCACCGCACTGATCGATGGTATCAGCCCGGCTTACAGCACATTTGTGAAAGGGATTGTGGCTGGTGTCACCAATTCACTGATCGGCGTGACTGTCCAACCCCTCACAACAGATATTCCGGCGATCTTCGGCGGGTTGCTTCTGGGTGCCTTTGCCTACGGTGCGAGCATAGCGCTATACATCGCTGCGGCTCAACGGTTGGGCGCTACTCGTGGTCAGTCCCTATTTGCGACCGCACCGTTCATCGGTGTATTGCTGTCGGTCGTCATTTTGGGCGAGGGGTTATCGTATGTCCAGATCATTGCGGCGATGCTTCTGACAGGCGCATTGGTGGTGATGTTCCGTGATCGGCATGCACATGAGCACAGCCATGAGCCCATGTTACATGACCATTCGCATCGGCATGACGACCTGCACCACGACCACGACCATAATTCTCCATCACCCGTGGGCAGCCATAGTCACCCACATGAACACGGTCCAGTGATCCATAGCCACCCACATTGGCCGGACCTGCATCACCGGCATGGACACTGAATCGAGTCTTGACCTAAGTGTAATCTCAGAATAAGGTTAGCGCAGCTTGTCTCACCCCAGGAGACTTGTGGCACTGCGACAATTCTACGCCAAGTTCTCCCTGACCCAGTTGCAGAATGCGTCACGTAGACCCCGCCATATTTCCTGACATCAATAGGATGCCCGAGCCGACGATCTTGGCGTTATCCTCCCTAAGGTAAGACCACTCATAAAGCGATCCCGCAATTCCGAGGAGCAGATTATCGGCATTCCGAAGGATGTCGAGGACGGACTGTAGGTGGCCGATGCCTGCCGTAAGTACGGCATGAACGCTGTTAGTCCATACGGCCCAGTTATCTCCTATTGCGACTCCGGGTCGAACATGATCTCGCGAACCTCCTGCGCGCAGCGACACGCAACAGCGATCCTGGCAGCCCAACCGAGTGCCTCCTCATGTGAAGAAACCTCGATGATCGAAAACCCGCCGATAACTGCCTTTTTCTCCGGTACTGGTCCGACTGTGATGCTCCCATCTGTTGCAACTATGGTCGATTGCTGGCGCTGGACACCGCAGCCAAAGATCCAGACCCCAGCGGCCTTTGCCTCCCGGACCACTTTATGTGATTCCTCGCCCACCGACGGCCAATCTTCATCAGGAATATGGTCCATTGAGCCGTCATCAAATGAGATCAAGTATCGAGGCATCGCATCGTTCCTTCCTTTGTAGCCTAACGATGGATATATGGTTTCTTCACATTACCTTTGAGCTGCGAAATCGCGACATATTACCCCACCCCCGCTCAAATCCTTGGGATTTGTTACTGCAAACGGTACAGCCATTAGGTCATCTTCAGCTATTGCGTGGCACCAATGATAGTCAACCACATTGCTTCCGTCACTCAAATTTTCCAACACGTCCACCCGTACGTCGAGTAGATACTGCAAGTTTTGCGGCCCTGTCAACGCTCCCCCTCAGTACCTACTTCAGTCCCCGAAACCGCCCCCTCCGACACTTTCAGATGGGCCCAGGTATTCATCACAGCGATCGTGCTCCGTCTGTCTCGCGGACCGAAATCCGTGGGCACCCCACCGGCTAAGATTCGCCCATTCTTTCCGATTGTCTGGGGGCTCGCCGTCTCTTTCTAAAATTCACGGCCGATACTGGTAACTTGTTGCGGTAATTGTTAAAAAAGTGCATCTTTGTAGTCGGCATTAAATAACGGGCGGTCTCACCACCGCCATGACCGGGATCTAATTGAGCTTGTCAAAAGAAGATTCAGACGATAAAACCAGAACACACGTCCCCCTGACGGGTGGCGAACTAGTCTCACACTACCGGATCATCGAAAAGATCGGTGCCGGAGGCATGGGTGAGGTTTATCTGGCTGAAGACACACGTCTAAAGCGGAATGTCGCTCTGAAATTCCTCCCGCTCCACCTGGTTGCAAACGAAGAGATCAGGACCCGGTTCCTGCGCGAGGCACAGGCGGTCGCCAAACTGAATCACCCGAACATCGTCACTATATATGACGTAAGCGAATTCAACGGCCGGCCGTTTTTTGCCATGGAACATGTCGAGGGAAATCTCCTTCACCACTTTGCTCATGAAAAGCCGTTACCGCTCGACACCATCATTGATTACGCCTTACAAGTCTGCCAGGGTATAGGGGAAGCACACCGGGCCGGTGTGATACATCGGGACATCAAAGCCACTAACATCATTGTGGACACCAAGGGGAGAGCTCGCCTGCTCGATTTTGGGCTGGCGGCTATGGCTGGCGACGACAAACTGACGAAAACCGGCTCCACCCTTGGTACCGTCGCGTACATGTCGCCGGAACAGGTCTCGGGGCGAGAGATCGACCATCGCTCTGACTTGTTCTCCTTTGGCCTCGTTTTGTACGAGTTGATCGCCGGACGCACGCCGTTTCGCCGGGACAACGAAGGCGCCACTCTCCGAGCTATCATCCAGGATACGGCAGAACCATTGAGCCGATACAAATCTGGGATTCCACAGAAGCTTCAGACAGTTATCGACAAACTACTGGAAAAAGACCGGGAGATGAGATATCAGACGGCTGAAGATATCATCGCCGATCTGAAACGGCTCCTCTATGATTCGCAGCAGACCGGACATCATTCCCCGTCCAAACCGGTCAAGTCAAACCTGAAATTGTATGTCGGAGCGGCGGTAATCGTCGTTGCGGCAGCCCTGGCTTTATTCCTGTTCCCGCGCTCCGATTCGACCCAGACGGAAACAGCCAATGCCATGCCGATGATCGCGGTCTTACCCTTTGAGAATCTTGGGAATCCGGATGACGAGTACTTTGCGGATGGTATGACCGAGGAGATCACCTCGCGACTTGTCGGGATCGCTGGCCTCGGCGTGATTTCCCGGTCCAGCGCCGTTCAGTACAAGAAGACGGACAAAAGCTTGAGCCAGATCGGCAAGGAGCTTGGCGTCAATTACATCCTTGAGGGATCGATCCGCTGGGCAAGAACAGACGGGCGACCCAAAGTCAGGATAACTCCGCGATTGATCCGCGTTTCCGATGACCGCAATATGTGGTCCGACAATTACGAACGCGAGATGATGGATCTCTTCGCCGTCCAGGAAGATATCGCAACGAAGATCACTTCTCAACTCGGTCTGACACTCTTGGAGTCGGACCGAAAGGAACTGGCGGTCCGTCCCACGAAGGACTCAAGAGCGTACGATTACTATCTCAAAGGGATCAATGAGCTGCGACGTGACATGGATGGTAACATGTTCCTGGCTACTGCCAATTTGGACAGCGCTGTCACGGTCGATCCTTCATTCGCCCTGGCCTATGCGGCCCGATCTCGCGCGTACTCAATAAAAGCATGGAAAGATCCGAAAGGGGCAGATGCAAAAGTTGCTCGCGAATCTTTTGAAAAAGCGTTGCAACTCCAGTCCGATCTGTCCTACGGACACATGGCCGCCGGGATCTACTATAATCTTATCGAAGAAGATTACGATAAGTCGCTGATCGCGCTTAACGAGGCTGTCTCCGAGCTGCACGGTGATGCCGAAGTGCTTTCCAACATCGCTCTGGTACAGTGGCGCAAAGGGATGATCGACGAACCGAATGAAAATTTCAGAAAAGCCAGCGAACTTGACCCCTTGAACCCCTTTGTCCACGCCAGGCAAAGTGGATTCTTCAGCTATAGAAGAATGTATGCCGACGCCGAACGGTCTATAAACCGGGCTATCGCCCTTGATCCAAAATCTCCCGGCTACTATTTTGCCAAGATCGGAGTGTACGCGAATCAGTACGGCGACTGGAACAAGTGTCGGGAGGTCATTCAGCAGGCATTCAAGAGCGTAGATACAGTGACGGTTCTCGGATACCTGTTTCCCGATCTCACGGCTTTGGGTGGCTGCTCTCTGGATTCTCTCTTGGGTTTTCGCCCTGAGCAGTACAGTAAGATGGCTGATAGTGCACGAACACTGTTTGGTTTGGCTCTCGATAGTCTCCGAAAGGAAAAAAGCCCGGACCTCGCTTTGGACTCCAGTAACTTTTGGAGCCGGTGGCAATTGAGTGGGCTCTATCGGGCTGCCGGAAATACGACGCTGTCAAAGGTCTATCTGGACTCAGCCAAAACGGCTGCAATTTATCATGTAAACAAAGTACCGACTGATTTTCATGCAGTTTCTTATCTGGGACTACTGTTTGCTGAGTCCGGTTCCTGCGACCAGGCAATTGAGTACGGCAACCGCGGAAAGGACCTCTTGTCACTTGACAAGTGCCATTGGTGAGGACCACAACAGGTCATGGTCATGGCCGTTATTTACACCAAGTGTGGGCAATACGATAAGGCACTCGACGAACTTGAAGTGTTGCTATCCGAGCTAACGGGATACTCTGTCAATTCGCTCAAAATGAGCAGCCATTTCGACCCGCTCCGAAAACTTCCTCGGTATCAGGAGATGATGCGCAAGTACGCCAGCACCTCTAGCCTGCCTTAAGGCTCTCGATGCTGATTGACCGGGCTGGCCTTGCGTCTCTGCGGTCCGCAAAAATGTTGACCTCGCTGCACGGCGGGGTTTTTCCTTTTTCTCCAGATCCGGCGCCGGCTGAAATGAATCACCCATGCCAATTGAGCTGTATTGCGGGCACCTCAACTGGGCACGGGTGATACGAATCCTGCCGTTATATCTATCTCTCTTGAACCGTTAATCCACGAGCTTTCGCAGGAGCGCCGTTGCTCCGGTCATGCGCATCCAACGTTTTTCCGACAGCAATATATTGAGCACTATTACGGGAGCGAGCAGATAGATGGCACCTATACTGACCCCGACTATGGCCTTGGTCGTCGGCTCCCATGGCGTATACAGTAACACCACTAAAGGGACGAGCATGAGTCCGGCACCGAGCAGGGTGATCATTCCGACAACAACGCAGAACAGGATCAGCAATCGATACGCAGACTTGACGCCTTCAAGGTAGCAGATTGCCAAACGCAGCTTGAGCAAACTCAGAGATGAGTCGACCAAATGCTTCTTGAACCGATCAATGAGTTTGGAGAGGACCTCCAGCATTACGGCTTGCTTCTCTGAGATCTGCCCAGCATATAGCCAACTAATGTGGCACCTACAGCGGCCCCGCCAACATAGGCCCACGGGTTTCTATGC from bacterium encodes:
- a CDS encoding EamA family transporter; translated protein: MAALFMALISALLFATATPLSKLLLNELSAFQLAGLLYLGGAIGVTPLVLRRSQRLSIFRMTRKNQLRLAGAVLLGGIAGPVFLLLGLKLGSAASVSLWLNLELVFTALLGWLIFHDHLGRYGWIGIVGTVAAGVLLSFEQGTTGILAGSLVALACLCWGFDNHFTALIDGISPAYSTFVKGIVAGVTNSLIGVTVQPLTTDIPAIFGGLLLGAFAYGASIALYIAAAQRLGATRGQSLFATAPFIGVLLSVVILGEGLSYVQIIAAMLLTGALVVMFRDRHAHEHSHEPMLHDHSHRHDDLHHDHDHNSPSPVGSHSHPHEHGPVIHSHPHWPDLHHRHGH
- a CDS encoding protein kinase, coding for MSKEDSDDKTRTHVPLTGGELVSHYRIIEKIGAGGMGEVYLAEDTRLKRNVALKFLPLHLVANEEIRTRFLREAQAVAKLNHPNIVTIYDVSEFNGRPFFAMEHVEGNLLHHFAHEKPLPLDTIIDYALQVCQGIGEAHRAGVIHRDIKATNIIVDTKGRARLLDFGLAAMAGDDKLTKTGSTLGTVAYMSPEQVSGREIDHRSDLFSFGLVLYELIAGRTPFRRDNEGATLRAIIQDTAEPLSRYKSGIPQKLQTVIDKLLEKDREMRYQTAEDIIADLKRLLYDSQQTGHHSPSKPVKSNLKLYVGAAVIVVAAALALFLFPRSDSTQTETANAMPMIAVLPFENLGNPDDEYFADGMTEEITSRLVGIAGLGVISRSSAVQYKKTDKSLSQIGKELGVNYILEGSIRWARTDGRPKVRITPRLIRVSDDRNMWSDNYEREMMDLFAVQEDIATKITSQLGLTLLESDRKELAVRPTKDSRAYDYYLKGINELRRDMDGNMFLATANLDSAVTVDPSFALAYAARSRAYSIKAWKDPKGADAKVARESFEKALQLQSDLSYGHMAAGIYYNLIEEDYDKSLIALNEAVSELHGDAEVLSNIALVQWRKGMIDEPNENFRKASELDPLNPFVHARQSGFFSYRRMYADAERSINRAIALDPKSPGYYFAKIGVYANQYGDWNKCREVIQQAFKSVDTVTVLGYLFPDLTALGGCSLDSLLGFRPEQYSKMADSARTLFGLALDSLRKEKSPDLALDSSNFWSRWQLSGLYRAAGNTTLSKVYLDSAKTAAIYHVNKVPTDFHAVSYLGLLFAESGSCDQAIEYGNRGKDLLSLDKCHW